From a region of the Bradyrhizobium diazoefficiens genome:
- a CDS encoding 2OG-Fe(II) oxygenase — MEANSKHDSPESAELQVDFQLHSLSGLLARAIALRAEYAAAKPWPHIVVHDAFPERLLDMVATECAALQETRLVTTNNDRLVKQEASDALGPATQHLLNLVDSARFREFISTITGIRDLLSDPTHKFAGVHRTPPGGFTKIHRDFEVHPTTGLFHRVNLLIYLNRDWPEAYGGSLELWPADMSALGCRIFPRFNTMILWETHGATLHGLPDPVTCPPGRMRLSVASYYYTRTRRVAASGERRVRYWAARPGEDQCIERMSWQDHLRALIPDPVYNVLRAARDRMAKARRPKTP, encoded by the coding sequence TTGGAGGCGAACTCCAAGCACGACAGCCCGGAGTCTGCGGAATTGCAGGTCGATTTCCAGCTTCACTCGTTGAGCGGCCTCCTTGCCCGAGCCATCGCCCTGCGCGCTGAATACGCAGCTGCAAAACCTTGGCCGCACATTGTCGTTCATGACGCCTTTCCCGAGAGGCTCCTGGACATGGTCGCGACCGAATGCGCAGCTCTCCAGGAAACCCGCCTGGTCACCACGAACAACGATCGGCTGGTAAAGCAAGAGGCGTCGGACGCTTTGGGGCCAGCCACCCAGCACCTGCTGAACCTGGTGGATAGTGCTCGCTTCCGAGAGTTTATATCGACAATCACCGGCATTCGCGATCTTCTTTCCGATCCGACGCACAAGTTTGCGGGAGTGCATCGCACGCCTCCAGGGGGCTTCACGAAGATTCACCGTGATTTCGAGGTTCACCCGACCACCGGACTGTTCCACAGGGTCAATCTACTGATCTATCTCAATCGGGATTGGCCCGAAGCTTACGGCGGCAGTCTTGAATTGTGGCCTGCGGACATGTCAGCGCTCGGATGCCGTATCTTCCCGCGGTTCAATACCATGATCCTCTGGGAGACTCACGGCGCCACCCTCCACGGACTTCCGGATCCGGTCACCTGCCCGCCTGGTCGAATGCGCCTTTCGGTCGCATCCTATTACTACACGAGGACGCGCCGCGTCGCTGCATCGGGCGAACGCCGCGTGCGGTATTGGGCCGCGCGGCCCGGTGAAGATCAATGCATCGAGCGGATGAGTTGGCAGGATCACCTGCGCGCGCTCATACCCGATCCGGTCTACAATGTGCTCCGAGCGGCGCGCGATCGGATGGCCAAAGCGCGCCGGCCGAAAACACCATGA
- a CDS encoding phasin, producing MPVNDADVKVETHADPVNETANGAKPRFDLPLLNFQELFRGFAEQGAAQARKNIESMKATSEEISDVLREACSTNVKGAVDYSARILEISKDNTSATLEFLSRLAETRSLLDLVRLSTVQSRETFEAVSAQNRELWQLAQKVALDTTEPIKTGFSRVLRTTVA from the coding sequence ATGCCCGTGAATGATGCCGATGTGAAAGTCGAAACGCATGCCGATCCGGTGAATGAGACTGCGAACGGGGCAAAGCCAAGGTTCGATTTGCCACTCTTGAATTTCCAGGAACTCTTCCGCGGGTTTGCCGAGCAGGGCGCCGCGCAGGCCAGGAAAAACATTGAGAGCATGAAGGCGACGTCCGAGGAGATCAGCGACGTTCTCCGCGAAGCCTGTTCAACGAACGTCAAGGGTGCTGTCGACTACAGCGCAAGAATCCTCGAGATCTCCAAAGATAATACCAGTGCCACCCTGGAATTCTTGTCTCGGCTCGCCGAGACCAGATCGCTGCTGGATCTCGTACGTCTTTCGACTGTCCAAAGCCGCGAGACTTTCGAAGCCGTTTCCGCACAGAATAGGGAGCTTTGGCAGCTCGCGCAGAAAGTCGCGCTCGACACGACCGAGCCCATCAAGACCGGCTTCAGCCGGGTATTGCGCACGACCGTCGCATAA
- a CDS encoding formyltransferase family protein, with product MTERLQPDVVLLADGPTGFTALRSLAARCRVAQIFRKPGQPDASALMAFANNRGIPVAELQELTQLQKVIADARPAAVVISSFDRIIPPHILALCSFVNVHYSLLPHYRGRANVNWAIINGETTAGISIHLVIPELDGGNLLFQQAIPIGANDTVTSLYERLNAIQERELGGVVVRTIAGYKGTSQNTDHASYGCARVPEDGEIDWRQPTDSIDRLIRGLTPPFPGAFTYLDGQRLIIANASPRLDAPRYIGRIPGRIVGRSPSEGWVDVLTGDGVLRMFSVLPPNAEQPYAAASVIGSTRATLGLSRLDLLRRIVALEDRLASLEQLKCAHEAATVLAREGSGLQR from the coding sequence ATGACGGAGCGGCTGCAGCCCGATGTCGTGCTCCTGGCAGACGGACCGACAGGCTTCACGGCGCTTCGCTCATTGGCTGCGCGGTGCCGCGTGGCCCAGATTTTCCGGAAACCGGGCCAGCCCGACGCGAGCGCGTTGATGGCATTTGCGAACAATCGCGGCATCCCGGTCGCGGAACTGCAGGAATTGACCCAGCTTCAGAAGGTGATTGCGGACGCACGCCCGGCGGCTGTTGTGATTTCTTCGTTCGATCGGATCATCCCGCCGCACATCCTTGCGTTGTGTAGCTTCGTCAACGTGCATTATTCGCTTCTGCCGCATTATCGCGGCCGCGCCAACGTCAATTGGGCAATTATCAACGGCGAGACGACTGCCGGGATCAGCATTCACCTTGTGATCCCGGAGCTTGATGGCGGCAATCTGCTGTTTCAGCAGGCCATCCCGATCGGCGCGAACGACACGGTGACCTCGCTCTACGAGCGCCTCAACGCGATTCAGGAACGTGAGCTCGGCGGCGTCGTCGTACGAACGATCGCTGGCTACAAAGGTACGTCTCAAAATACCGACCATGCTTCATATGGCTGCGCCCGGGTTCCGGAAGATGGAGAGATAGACTGGCGGCAGCCTACCGATAGCATCGATCGGCTGATCCGCGGCTTAACGCCGCCATTTCCTGGTGCCTTCACCTACCTTGACGGGCAGCGGCTCATCATCGCCAACGCGTCCCCGCGCCTCGATGCTCCCCGCTACATCGGCCGCATACCAGGCCGGATCGTGGGCCGGTCACCTTCCGAAGGCTGGGTGGATGTGCTGACTGGCGATGGCGTCCTACGCATGTTCAGCGTCCTTCCTCCCAACGCCGAGCAGCCATATGCTGCCGCCTCCGTCATCGGATCGACACGAGCCACACTGGGGCTGTCCCGCCTCGATCTTCTCCGCCGGATCGTCGCGCTTGAAGACAGGCTCGCTTCGCTCGAGCAACTCAAATGCGCTCACGAGGCAGCGACGGTTCTGGCCCGGGAAGGCTCAGGCCTCCAGCGCTAA
- a CDS encoding type I secretion system permease/ATPase codes for MSAFLRSCRRIFWALAAFSGMSNLLMLTGSFFMLQVYDRVLPGRSIPTLVALMVLAAVLYLFQGGLDLVRSRISGRVGRYFDERLGVRIFDALVRLPLKTRADGDGLQPVRDLDQVRSFLSSGGPTALFDLPWMPIYLGVCFLFHFWIGVTALVGALVLVGITMLTEARTRGPAKASSRLAVSRTALALEGRRNAEVLQAMGMRQQAALRWREVNAKYLAAHERASDVANGLGGASKIFRAILQSLVLAVGAVLVINQESTAGIIIAGSILTARALAPVEMAIANWKGFVAARQSGQRLDRLLKLLPHEEERLALPAPVETLTAENLYIGAPNSERPTLSEVSFQLRSGQAVGIIGPSGSGKSTLARALVGVWPSMRGRIRLDKAALDHWSSDALGKHIGYLPQDVELFDGSIAMNIARFDPQATAAAVLEAAHAAGAHDLILSLPDGYGTKIGEGGLALSAGQRQRIGLARAFYGKPFLVVLDEPSSNLDAEGEEALTEAILNVRRRGGIVAVVAHRPKALEGVDHVLCLGEGKVQSFGKREEVLKKVLRNSVPLKVVAEAQGGGR; via the coding sequence ATGTCGGCTTTCCTGCGGTCTTGCCGCCGGATTTTCTGGGCTCTCGCGGCCTTCAGCGGGATGAGCAATCTCCTTATGCTCACCGGCTCGTTTTTCATGCTGCAAGTCTATGATAGGGTGCTGCCCGGGCGCAGCATACCGACACTGGTCGCCTTGATGGTTTTGGCCGCGGTACTTTACCTGTTCCAGGGGGGGCTCGACCTCGTCAGGAGCAGGATCAGCGGCCGGGTCGGCCGGTATTTCGATGAAAGGCTCGGCGTTCGCATATTCGACGCGCTTGTTCGCCTGCCTTTGAAGACCAGGGCGGATGGCGACGGCTTGCAGCCGGTGCGGGACCTTGATCAGGTCCGCAGCTTCCTGTCGAGCGGAGGGCCGACGGCGCTGTTCGATCTGCCCTGGATGCCGATCTATCTCGGCGTCTGCTTCCTCTTTCACTTCTGGATTGGCGTCACTGCGCTGGTCGGCGCGCTGGTGCTGGTTGGCATTACGATGCTCACGGAAGCACGCACCCGAGGGCCGGCAAAGGCGTCCTCGCGTCTCGCAGTTTCGCGAACTGCGCTGGCGCTCGAGGGCCGACGAAATGCCGAAGTTCTGCAGGCCATGGGCATGCGGCAACAGGCGGCTTTGCGTTGGCGGGAGGTCAACGCGAAATACCTCGCCGCGCACGAGCGGGCCAGCGATGTCGCAAACGGACTCGGTGGCGCCTCCAAGATTTTTCGGGCGATCTTGCAATCGCTGGTTCTTGCCGTTGGCGCCGTCCTCGTCATCAATCAGGAATCGACGGCCGGCATCATCATTGCCGGATCGATCCTCACCGCGCGAGCCCTGGCGCCCGTCGAAATGGCCATCGCGAACTGGAAAGGATTCGTCGCCGCGCGGCAATCGGGGCAACGGCTCGACCGCTTGCTGAAGCTTCTGCCCCACGAGGAGGAGCGGCTGGCATTGCCTGCGCCCGTTGAAACCCTCACCGCCGAGAATCTCTATATCGGCGCTCCAAACTCCGAGAGGCCCACCCTTAGCGAAGTGTCGTTCCAGCTGCGCAGCGGGCAGGCGGTTGGAATCATTGGTCCGAGCGGATCCGGCAAGTCGACGTTGGCGCGTGCGCTGGTGGGAGTGTGGCCGTCCATGCGAGGCAGGATCCGGCTCGACAAGGCCGCGCTCGATCACTGGTCATCGGACGCCCTCGGCAAGCACATCGGTTACCTGCCTCAGGACGTCGAATTGTTCGACGGCAGCATTGCGATGAACATTGCGCGGTTCGACCCGCAGGCAACCGCCGCCGCTGTTCTGGAGGCCGCGCATGCCGCGGGCGCGCACGACCTCATCCTCTCCCTTCCTGACGGCTACGGCACGAAGATCGGCGAGGGAGGGCTGGCGCTGTCGGCGGGTCAGCGGCAGCGGATCGGGCTCGCGCGCGCCTTTTACGGCAAGCCCTTCCTGGTCGTGCTCGATGAGCCCTCCTCCAACCTCGACGCCGAGGGCGAGGAGGCGCTGACCGAGGCGATCCTGAACGTGCGCCGCCGGGGCGGAATTGTCGCCGTTGTTGCGCATCGTCCGAAGGCGCTTGAAGGCGTCGATCATGTCTTGTGCCTCGGGGAAGGCAAGGTTCAGTCCTTCGGCAAGAGAGAGGAGGTTCTCAAGAAAGTGTTGCGAAATTCCGTTCCGCTCAAGGTCGTCGCGGAAGCTCAAGGAGGCGGCCGATGA
- a CDS encoding HlyD family type I secretion periplasmic adaptor subunit: MNGQIAPALQSIQRYMIVGMIMFALVTFGIGGWATTTQLSGAVIAQGVVVVDSSVKKVQHATGGIVGELRVREGDRVSAGDILIRLDETQTLANATIVTNSIDELLARQARLEAERDGAEQVVFPKVLLDRAKESNSEANRAITAERKLFDLRRQARSGQKAQLQEKSTQLENEIKGYTGQTEAKQKELEFIHQELEGVRSLWQKNLVPITRLNSLERDSARIEGERSQLAGMIAQSKGKISEIGLQVIQVDQDLRTEVGKDLIETRSKLAELSERKTAAVDQLNRIDIKAPQSGRVHELSVHTVGGVISPGEQIMLIVPDADSLAVEVKIAPRDIDQVYVGQTATMRFAAFNQKTTPEIDGEVSMVSADITQDQRAGTSYYTGRVLLKPEELAKLGSAKLLPGMPVEVFIKTAGRTALSYLLKPLHDQAERAFKER, translated from the coding sequence ATGAACGGTCAGATAGCGCCGGCGTTGCAATCCATTCAGCGTTACATGATCGTCGGTATGATCATGTTCGCTTTGGTGACCTTTGGGATCGGCGGCTGGGCGACAACGACCCAATTATCGGGCGCGGTGATCGCCCAAGGCGTTGTCGTGGTGGATTCGAGCGTCAAGAAGGTTCAGCATGCCACCGGTGGGATCGTGGGCGAGTTGCGCGTGCGGGAAGGCGACCGGGTCAGTGCGGGGGACATTTTGATCCGCCTCGACGAGACTCAGACGCTCGCGAACGCGACAATCGTCACGAACAGCATCGATGAGCTGCTTGCGCGGCAGGCTCGTCTCGAGGCCGAGCGCGATGGTGCCGAGCAGGTCGTGTTTCCCAAGGTGCTGCTCGACCGCGCCAAGGAGAGCAACTCCGAGGCAAACCGTGCCATCACTGCGGAGCGGAAGCTGTTCGACTTGCGCCGTCAGGCAAGGAGCGGCCAGAAAGCGCAGTTGCAGGAGAAAAGTACGCAGCTGGAAAACGAGATCAAGGGCTATACGGGGCAGACCGAGGCCAAGCAGAAGGAGCTTGAATTCATCCACCAGGAGCTCGAGGGCGTGCGCAGCCTCTGGCAGAAGAATCTGGTGCCGATCACGCGGCTCAATTCCCTCGAGCGCGACTCCGCCCGTATCGAAGGCGAGCGCAGCCAGCTCGCAGGAATGATTGCCCAGTCGAAGGGCAAGATCTCCGAAATCGGGCTTCAGGTCATTCAGGTCGACCAGGATCTGCGGACGGAGGTGGGCAAGGATCTGATCGAAACGCGCTCGAAACTGGCCGAACTGAGCGAGCGCAAAACTGCGGCGGTCGACCAGCTAAATCGAATTGATATCAAGGCACCACAATCCGGCCGCGTCCACGAGCTTAGCGTCCACACGGTCGGAGGTGTCATCTCTCCCGGCGAGCAAATCATGCTGATCGTGCCGGACGCGGACTCGCTCGCGGTCGAGGTCAAGATCGCACCGCGCGATATCGACCAGGTCTATGTGGGCCAGACCGCGACAATGCGTTTCGCCGCGTTCAACCAGAAGACCACGCCGGAGATCGACGGAGAGGTCAGCATGGTCTCGGCGGATATCACGCAGGATCAGCGCGCCGGCACGAGTTACTACACGGGCCGCGTCTTGCTGAAGCCGGAAGAGCTGGCGAAGCTCGGCTCGGCCAAGCTGCTGCCAGGCATGCCGGTCGAGGTCTTCATCAAGACGGCAGGTCGGACCGCGCTGTCCTACCTGCTCAAGCCGCTGCACGATCAGGCGGAGCGTGCATTTAAGGAGCGCTGA
- a CDS encoding H-NS histone family protein: MGKDDWASVTTAELWRLYDEVTAVLGRRMAAEKAKLEERLRRIEGMAAPTQNKERPRRPYPPVLPKYQNPKNPSETWSGRGKQPRWLKVQLRAGKKLHDLLIDRASGQRRRRTG, encoded by the coding sequence ATGGGGAAAGACGACTGGGCAAGCGTGACCACGGCCGAGCTGTGGCGGCTTTATGATGAGGTCACGGCTGTTCTTGGTCGCAGGATGGCCGCGGAAAAAGCCAAGCTCGAAGAGCGGCTTCGCAGGATCGAGGGGATGGCCGCTCCGACCCAGAACAAGGAACGTCCGCGCCGTCCCTACCCCCCGGTGTTGCCTAAATACCAGAACCCGAAGAATCCGTCCGAAACTTGGTCCGGTCGTGGCAAGCAGCCCCGATGGCTGAAGGTGCAGCTTCGAGCCGGTAAGAAGCTGCACGATCTGCTGATTGACCGTGCGTCTGGGCAAAGGCGTCGCCGGACCGGCTGA
- a CDS encoding Crp/Fnr family transcriptional regulator codes for MVDHLTRVGNRLLAALPPADFALLAPHLRKIVIERDSVLVRSGDRIDHLLFPLSGAIATIMELPNGQTVATAITGHEGAIGLTSALGASRSPVTAVVRISGVALQISPAQFLAAQHRSLPIAAMVQVFTRSLLTQLHHVAACNALHSVEARLARWLLHIHDRANGNELLPLTQETLSELLGVRRTTVTHVVSTMRASRALKSNRRGQLEIDRPRLEAVACECYKVMNRRIDRIVSHGAVGLVHGAPARSAPARPVAGT; via the coding sequence ATGGTGGACCACCTGACTAGAGTTGGTAACCGGTTGTTAGCAGCGTTGCCGCCAGCAGATTTTGCTTTGCTTGCGCCCCATCTGCGGAAAATCGTGATCGAACGCGATTCCGTGCTCGTCCGATCGGGCGATCGGATTGATCATCTTCTCTTCCCCCTCAGCGGCGCGATCGCCACTATCATGGAGCTGCCGAACGGGCAGACGGTCGCCACGGCGATAACCGGCCACGAGGGGGCTATAGGTCTGACGTCAGCGCTTGGCGCATCCCGCTCGCCCGTGACGGCGGTCGTTCGCATATCAGGGGTTGCGCTGCAGATCTCGCCCGCGCAATTCCTGGCAGCGCAACATCGCAGCCTCCCAATCGCAGCCATGGTGCAGGTCTTCACGAGATCGTTGTTGACGCAACTTCACCACGTGGCGGCCTGCAATGCACTGCATTCCGTTGAAGCCCGCCTGGCGCGCTGGCTGCTTCACATTCACGACCGGGCAAATGGCAACGAGCTCCTCCCGCTGACCCAGGAAACATTGTCAGAATTGCTGGGCGTCCGCCGCACCACCGTCACGCATGTCGTGAGCACAATGCGCGCATCAAGAGCGCTGAAATCCAATCGGCGCGGCCAGCTCGAGATTGATCGGCCGCGGCTCGAAGCCGTGGCGTGCGAGTGCTACAAAGTCATGAACCGCAGAATCGATCGGATAGTCTCGCACGGCGCGGTCGGGCTCGTTCATGGGGCTCCAGCGCGGAGCGCCCCCGCTCGCCCGGTAGCCGGGACGTAA
- a CDS encoding 4Fe-4S dicluster domain-containing protein has protein sequence MRLDAAAIKRGCINCDIKSFHHLCGPELDHFRAAAKTEGPLTVACTYQQPLFEAEAGERSAPIAFVNIRETAGWSTEAAQAGPKMAALLAASAVQAPDYPLVTLASEGVILIYGRDEAAIEAGRLLSDHLDVTVMLRPLGEIISPAATPFPVVKGAIRHAKGHFGAFELTIDDYADPRPSSRDTYAFGNPRSGATSRCDIILDLSGERPLFPAHDLRDGYLRADPRDPSAVLRAVLSARDLVGRFDKPKYIDSTPDLCAHSRSNLIGCHRCLDLCPTSAITPAGNQVVIDAEICAGCGQCAAACPTGAASYALPPADTQLQTIRAMLLAYHQAGGSNPVLLLHDGQHGASLIDALARHGDGLPAEVIPLAVNEVTQVGLEAVIGAFAYGAAAFRFLLRGKPRHDVTGLTQTIDMAATILAGLGFEGRRVTAIETGDPDSMLEQLNGIGTLAAVNAPATFKTVGKRRDLLRFALSELHRLASKPVDVIALPQGAPIGAVSVDTGGCTLCLSCVSVCPTGALRDDPDRPVLKFVEDACVQCGLCQSTCPEKVITLKPQIDFRAGRAAAVVIKEEAPALCIRCGTAFGVKSTIDRIAAKLEGRHWMYPAGDKRLDAIRMCADCRAIVMSEQQFDPFEGVPERAPPRTSEDYLRRPDSKT, from the coding sequence ATGCGGCTTGATGCAGCCGCAATCAAGCGCGGCTGCATCAATTGCGATATCAAGAGCTTTCATCACCTGTGCGGGCCAGAGCTCGATCATTTTCGCGCAGCTGCAAAGACCGAAGGCCCGCTGACCGTTGCCTGCACATATCAGCAACCCTTGTTCGAGGCGGAAGCCGGCGAGCGTTCCGCGCCTATCGCTTTCGTGAATATTCGCGAAACTGCGGGCTGGTCCACCGAAGCTGCGCAAGCGGGCCCGAAAATGGCGGCGCTGCTCGCGGCGAGCGCCGTGCAGGCGCCCGATTATCCGCTGGTCACGCTTGCGAGCGAGGGGGTCATCCTGATCTACGGCCGGGACGAGGCGGCGATCGAAGCCGGGCGGCTGTTGTCGGATCACCTCGATGTGACGGTGATGCTGAGGCCACTGGGTGAGATCATCTCGCCTGCGGCAACCCCCTTCCCGGTCGTGAAAGGCGCTATCCGTCACGCCAAAGGACATTTTGGCGCCTTCGAGCTCACTATCGACGACTACGCCGACCCGCGCCCCTCTTCGCGCGACACTTACGCCTTTGGAAATCCCCGCAGCGGCGCCACCTCGCGCTGCGACATCATCCTCGACCTGTCGGGAGAGAGACCGCTGTTTCCGGCGCATGATCTGCGCGACGGCTATCTGCGGGCCGATCCCAGGGATCCTAGCGCCGTGCTTCGGGCCGTCCTGAGCGCACGTGATCTCGTCGGACGTTTCGATAAGCCAAAATACATCGATTCCACGCCCGATCTTTGCGCCCATTCGCGCTCCAATCTGATCGGCTGCCATCGCTGCCTCGATCTATGTCCCACCAGCGCGATCACACCGGCCGGCAATCAAGTTGTCATCGATGCCGAGATTTGCGCCGGGTGCGGCCAGTGTGCCGCGGCCTGTCCGACCGGAGCGGCGTCCTACGCGTTGCCGCCCGCGGACACGCAGCTTCAGACCATCCGCGCCATGCTGCTCGCCTATCATCAGGCCGGCGGATCGAACCCGGTTCTGTTGCTGCACGACGGCCAGCATGGCGCGTCCCTGATCGACGCACTTGCGCGGCACGGGGATGGCCTGCCTGCCGAGGTCATCCCTCTGGCCGTCAACGAGGTGACGCAGGTCGGGCTTGAGGCTGTCATCGGCGCCTTTGCCTACGGAGCGGCCGCGTTCCGGTTCTTGCTCCGCGGCAAGCCGCGGCATGACGTGACCGGACTCACCCAGACGATCGACATGGCAGCGACGATCCTTGCCGGGCTCGGATTTGAAGGACGCCGGGTCACTGCGATCGAAACCGGCGATCCGGATTCAATGCTGGAGCAACTGAACGGTATCGGGACACTCGCTGCGGTGAATGCGCCTGCGACGTTCAAGACCGTCGGCAAGCGGCGCGACTTGCTTCGCTTCGCGTTGAGCGAACTGCATCGCCTCGCATCGAAGCCGGTCGACGTCATTGCCTTGCCTCAGGGGGCTCCGATTGGCGCAGTGAGCGTTGATACCGGTGGATGCACGCTGTGCCTGTCCTGCGTTTCCGTCTGCCCGACCGGCGCGCTCCGCGATGATCCTGACCGCCCGGTGCTCAAGTTCGTCGAAGATGCCTGCGTGCAATGCGGCCTGTGCCAGAGTACCTGTCCCGAGAAGGTCATCACGCTGAAACCCCAGATCGATTTCCGAGCAGGCCGCGCGGCCGCTGTCGTGATCAAGGAGGAAGCGCCTGCGCTTTGCATCCGCTGCGGCACGGCGTTCGGCGTGAAGAGCACGATTGACCGGATCGCGGCCAAGCTCGAGGGCCGGCACTGGATGTATCCGGCCGGCGACAAGCGCCTCGACGCCATCAGGATGTGCGCGGATTGCCGCGCAATCGTGATGAGCGAACAGCAGTTCGATCCGTTCGAGGGCGTGCCCGAACGCGCGCCGCCCCGCACCAGCGAAGATTATTTGCGCCGGCCCGACAGCAAGACCTGA
- a CDS encoding response regulator transcription factor, producing the protein MRRIRTVIADRHPIVLQGIRSVLATQRDFTIVASCSDGASCLKAIRFLVPDIALVDAALPDVSRRQILARANAACPGTPIIFFAGVAGDSALQRLALHGACIVLAKDANPEILIATLRKAARGQAAASPGTGQVNGESRAGEKPLTQLTDRERQIMRLVSEGLSNKEIGRRLSIADGTIKVHLHHIFEKLDISNRTVLAALAISRNDLHAAPYELDPPDLLDQDPASVK; encoded by the coding sequence ATGCGCCGCATCAGAACTGTCATCGCGGATCGACACCCGATCGTCTTGCAAGGCATCAGGAGCGTTCTTGCGACACAGCGTGATTTTACGATCGTTGCGTCTTGCAGCGATGGTGCAAGCTGCCTCAAGGCAATCCGATTTCTGGTGCCGGACATCGCGCTCGTCGATGCTGCACTGCCCGATGTCAGCCGACGGCAGATCCTCGCACGTGCCAACGCTGCATGCCCCGGTACCCCGATAATCTTCTTCGCCGGTGTCGCGGGCGACAGTGCGTTGCAAAGGTTGGCCTTGCACGGCGCCTGCATCGTCCTCGCAAAGGACGCGAATCCGGAGATTCTGATCGCGACCCTGCGGAAGGCTGCCCGCGGCCAAGCAGCGGCCTCGCCCGGCACCGGACAGGTCAACGGGGAGTCCCGCGCCGGTGAGAAGCCCTTGACGCAACTGACGGACCGGGAGCGCCAGATCATGCGACTCGTGTCGGAGGGGCTATCGAACAAGGAGATTGGGCGTCGCTTGAGCATTGCCGACGGTACGATCAAAGTCCACCTTCATCACATCTTCGAGAAGCTCGATATCAGCAATCGTACGGTTCTCGCGGCATTGGCGATTTCGCGAAACGACCTGCATGCGGCGCCATATGAGCTGGATCCCCCCGATCTGCTGGACCAGGATCCGGCCAGCGTGAAATGA